In one Tripterygium wilfordii isolate XIE 37 chromosome 22, ASM1340144v1, whole genome shotgun sequence genomic region, the following are encoded:
- the LOC119990608 gene encoding probable LRR receptor-like serine/threonine-protein kinase At5g63710 isoform X1, whose translation MAKTGWKRTGDSSLHIAYGCLFGAGGIWHSEKIVLKFLILILLLKYGYSSREPDLEGEALMQFRAALNDSNGLVKDWNYFLVSPCFSWSHITCRNGNVIALSLASIGFSGTLSSSITKLKFLESLELQDNNLSGHLPDYIGSMVHLQNLNLANNKFNGSIPITWGQLSNLKHLDLSSNDLMGQIPRQFYMVPTFNFTGTHLTCGSSSEEPCISGSHVSVPTRKSKLKVVITSASCGAFILLLVGAIFAYRCHELHKLKLKHDVFVDVDGEDARQISFGQLRRFSWRELQLATDNFSEDNIIGQGGFGKVYRGVLSDNTKVAVKRLVHYYNRGGEAAFQREVELISVAVHKNLLRLIGFCSTSSEKILIYPFMPNLSVAYRLRDLKPGEKGLDWPTRVQVAFGAAHGLEYLHDHCNPKIIHRDLKVANILLDDNFEPVLGDFGLAKLVDTKLTHVTTQVRGTMGHIPPEYISTGKSSEKTDVFGYGITLLELVTGQRAIDFSRLEEEEDVILLDHIKKLQRENRLGDIVDGNLKTYDRKEVETIVQVALLCTQNSPEDRPTMGEVVKMLQGGVGLAERWAEWKRLEVVRNQELSLMSHQFIWAEETSVDQEAIQLSEAR comes from the exons ATGGCCAAAACAG GTTGGAAGCGGACTGGTGACTCTTCCCTGCATATTGCATATGGTTGTCTGTTTGGTGCTGGTGGGATTTGGCATTCCGAAAAGATAGTCTTAAAGTTTCTCATACTCATCCTCCTTTTGAAGTATGGTTATTCATCCAGGGAGCCTGACCTTGAAG GCGAAGCTTTGATGCAGTTTCGGGCTGCCCTAAATGACTCTAATGGACTGGTAAAAGATTGGAATTACTTTTTGGTGAGCCCGTGCTTTAGTTGGTCTCATATCACTTGTAGGAATGGAAATGTCATAGCTTT GAGCCTTGCTTCAATTGGATTTTCGGGAACTCTTTCATCTTCGATTACCAAACTGAAGTTTCTTGAGAGCTT GGAATTACAGGACAATAATCTGTCTGGTCATTTACCTGATTACATAGGCAGCATGGTGCATCTACAGAATCTGAATCTTgcaaataataaattcaatgGCTCTATACCTATTACTTGGGGTCAACTATCCAATTTAAAGCATTT GGATCTTTCATCAAATGATCTAATGGGACAGATACCAAGGCAATTCTACATGGTCCCAACATTCAA TTTTACAGGAACACATCTTACTTGTGGCTCCAGCTCGGAAGAACCTTGCATTTCAGGATCTCACGTTTCAG TTCCAACCAGGAAGTCAAAGCTCAAAGTCGTTATTACTTCGGCAAGTTGTGGTGCTTTCATACTTTTGCTAGTTGGGGCAATCTTTGCCTACCGATGCCATGAACTGCACAAACTCAAACTCAAACATGACGTGTTTGTTGATGTTGATG GTGAAGATGCACGTCAAATTTCCTTTGGTCAACTTAGAAGATTTTCTTGGCGTGAGCTCCAACTTGCAACCGACAATTTCAGTGAAGACAACATCATCGGACAAGGAGGGTTTGGAAAAGTTTACCGAGGTGTCCTCTCAGACAACACAAAAGTTGCTGTGAAACGCCTCGTGCATTATTACAATCGTGGTGGAGAAGCGGCATTTCAGAGAGAAGTTGAACTTATAAGTGTAGCTGTTCATAAGAATCTTTTACGATTGATTGGTTTCTGCTCAACCTCATCAGAGAAAATCCTCATTTATCCATTTATGCCAAATCTTAGTGTTGCATATCGCTTGCGAG ACTTAAAACCTGGAGAAAAAGGTCTGGATTGGCCTACAAGGGTGCAGGTGGCTTTTGGTGCAGCCCATGGGTTGGAGTATCTTCATGACCATTGTAATCCCAAGATTATACATCGTGATTTAAAGGTTGCGAATATCTTATTAGATGATAATTTCGAACCTGTTCTTGGAGACTTTGGTCTGGCAAAGTTGGTTGATACAAAATTGACTCATGTTACCACCCAAGTGCGTGGCACCATGGGTCACATTCCTCCGGAATATATATCCACGGGAAAATCATCCGAGAAGACAGATGTGTTTGGATATGGTATAACCCTTCTCGAACTTGTTACTGGTCAGCGTGCAATAGATTTCTCTCGTctagaagaggaagaggatgtTATACTACTTGATCAT ATCAAGAAGTTGCAGAGAGAAAATAGACTTGGTGACATTGTGGATGGAAACTTGAAGACTTACGATCGTAAGGAAGTCGAGACTATCGTTCAGGTTGCATTGCTCTGCACTCAAAACTCACCCGAAGACCGGCCAACAATGGGTGAAGTGGTTAAAATGCTGCAAGGAGGAGTGGGTCTGGCTGAGAGATGGGCTGAATGGAAGCGGCTTGAAGTTGTGAGGAACCAAGAATTGTCACTCATGTCTCACCAATTTATTTGGGCAGAAGAGACGAGTGTTGACCAAGAAGCTATACAGTTGTCCGAAGCAAGATAG
- the LOC119990608 gene encoding probable LRR receptor-like serine/threonine-protein kinase At5g63710 isoform X2 produces the protein MAKTGWKRTGDSSLHIAYGCLFGAGGIWHSEKIVLKFLILILLLKYGYSSREPDLEGEALMQFRAALNDSNGLVKDWNYFLVSPCFSWSHITCRNGNVIALSLASIGFSGTLSSSITKLKFLESLELQDNNLSGHLPDYIGSMVHLQNLNLANNKFNGSIPITWGQLSNLKHLDLSSNDLMGQIPRQFYMVPTFNFTGTHLTCGSSSEEPCISGSHVSVPTRKSKLKVVITSASCGAFILLLVGAIFAYRCHELHKLKLKHDVFVDVDDARQISFGQLRRFSWRELQLATDNFSEDNIIGQGGFGKVYRGVLSDNTKVAVKRLVHYYNRGGEAAFQREVELISVAVHKNLLRLIGFCSTSSEKILIYPFMPNLSVAYRLRDLKPGEKGLDWPTRVQVAFGAAHGLEYLHDHCNPKIIHRDLKVANILLDDNFEPVLGDFGLAKLVDTKLTHVTTQVRGTMGHIPPEYISTGKSSEKTDVFGYGITLLELVTGQRAIDFSRLEEEEDVILLDHIKKLQRENRLGDIVDGNLKTYDRKEVETIVQVALLCTQNSPEDRPTMGEVVKMLQGGVGLAERWAEWKRLEVVRNQELSLMSHQFIWAEETSVDQEAIQLSEAR, from the exons ATGGCCAAAACAG GTTGGAAGCGGACTGGTGACTCTTCCCTGCATATTGCATATGGTTGTCTGTTTGGTGCTGGTGGGATTTGGCATTCCGAAAAGATAGTCTTAAAGTTTCTCATACTCATCCTCCTTTTGAAGTATGGTTATTCATCCAGGGAGCCTGACCTTGAAG GCGAAGCTTTGATGCAGTTTCGGGCTGCCCTAAATGACTCTAATGGACTGGTAAAAGATTGGAATTACTTTTTGGTGAGCCCGTGCTTTAGTTGGTCTCATATCACTTGTAGGAATGGAAATGTCATAGCTTT GAGCCTTGCTTCAATTGGATTTTCGGGAACTCTTTCATCTTCGATTACCAAACTGAAGTTTCTTGAGAGCTT GGAATTACAGGACAATAATCTGTCTGGTCATTTACCTGATTACATAGGCAGCATGGTGCATCTACAGAATCTGAATCTTgcaaataataaattcaatgGCTCTATACCTATTACTTGGGGTCAACTATCCAATTTAAAGCATTT GGATCTTTCATCAAATGATCTAATGGGACAGATACCAAGGCAATTCTACATGGTCCCAACATTCAA TTTTACAGGAACACATCTTACTTGTGGCTCCAGCTCGGAAGAACCTTGCATTTCAGGATCTCACGTTTCAG TTCCAACCAGGAAGTCAAAGCTCAAAGTCGTTATTACTTCGGCAAGTTGTGGTGCTTTCATACTTTTGCTAGTTGGGGCAATCTTTGCCTACCGATGCCATGAACTGCACAAACTCAAACTCAAACATGACGTGTTTGTTGATGTTGATG ATGCACGTCAAATTTCCTTTGGTCAACTTAGAAGATTTTCTTGGCGTGAGCTCCAACTTGCAACCGACAATTTCAGTGAAGACAACATCATCGGACAAGGAGGGTTTGGAAAAGTTTACCGAGGTGTCCTCTCAGACAACACAAAAGTTGCTGTGAAACGCCTCGTGCATTATTACAATCGTGGTGGAGAAGCGGCATTTCAGAGAGAAGTTGAACTTATAAGTGTAGCTGTTCATAAGAATCTTTTACGATTGATTGGTTTCTGCTCAACCTCATCAGAGAAAATCCTCATTTATCCATTTATGCCAAATCTTAGTGTTGCATATCGCTTGCGAG ACTTAAAACCTGGAGAAAAAGGTCTGGATTGGCCTACAAGGGTGCAGGTGGCTTTTGGTGCAGCCCATGGGTTGGAGTATCTTCATGACCATTGTAATCCCAAGATTATACATCGTGATTTAAAGGTTGCGAATATCTTATTAGATGATAATTTCGAACCTGTTCTTGGAGACTTTGGTCTGGCAAAGTTGGTTGATACAAAATTGACTCATGTTACCACCCAAGTGCGTGGCACCATGGGTCACATTCCTCCGGAATATATATCCACGGGAAAATCATCCGAGAAGACAGATGTGTTTGGATATGGTATAACCCTTCTCGAACTTGTTACTGGTCAGCGTGCAATAGATTTCTCTCGTctagaagaggaagaggatgtTATACTACTTGATCAT ATCAAGAAGTTGCAGAGAGAAAATAGACTTGGTGACATTGTGGATGGAAACTTGAAGACTTACGATCGTAAGGAAGTCGAGACTATCGTTCAGGTTGCATTGCTCTGCACTCAAAACTCACCCGAAGACCGGCCAACAATGGGTGAAGTGGTTAAAATGCTGCAAGGAGGAGTGGGTCTGGCTGAGAGATGGGCTGAATGGAAGCGGCTTGAAGTTGTGAGGAACCAAGAATTGTCACTCATGTCTCACCAATTTATTTGGGCAGAAGAGACGAGTGTTGACCAAGAAGCTATACAGTTGTCCGAAGCAAGATAG
- the LOC119990608 gene encoding probable LRR receptor-like serine/threonine-protein kinase At5g63710 isoform X3 yields the protein MAKTGWKRTGDSSLHIAYGCLFGAGGIWHSEKIVLKFLILILLLKYGYSSREPDLEGEALMQFRAALNDSNGLVKDWNYFLVSPCFSWSHITCRNGNVIALSLASIGFSGTLSSSITKLKFLESLDLSSNDLMGQIPRQFYMVPTFNFTGTHLTCGSSSEEPCISGSHVSVPTRKSKLKVVITSASCGAFILLLVGAIFAYRCHELHKLKLKHDVFVDVDGEDARQISFGQLRRFSWRELQLATDNFSEDNIIGQGGFGKVYRGVLSDNTKVAVKRLVHYYNRGGEAAFQREVELISVAVHKNLLRLIGFCSTSSEKILIYPFMPNLSVAYRLRDLKPGEKGLDWPTRVQVAFGAAHGLEYLHDHCNPKIIHRDLKVANILLDDNFEPVLGDFGLAKLVDTKLTHVTTQVRGTMGHIPPEYISTGKSSEKTDVFGYGITLLELVTGQRAIDFSRLEEEEDVILLDHIKKLQRENRLGDIVDGNLKTYDRKEVETIVQVALLCTQNSPEDRPTMGEVVKMLQGGVGLAERWAEWKRLEVVRNQELSLMSHQFIWAEETSVDQEAIQLSEAR from the exons ATGGCCAAAACAG GTTGGAAGCGGACTGGTGACTCTTCCCTGCATATTGCATATGGTTGTCTGTTTGGTGCTGGTGGGATTTGGCATTCCGAAAAGATAGTCTTAAAGTTTCTCATACTCATCCTCCTTTTGAAGTATGGTTATTCATCCAGGGAGCCTGACCTTGAAG GCGAAGCTTTGATGCAGTTTCGGGCTGCCCTAAATGACTCTAATGGACTGGTAAAAGATTGGAATTACTTTTTGGTGAGCCCGTGCTTTAGTTGGTCTCATATCACTTGTAGGAATGGAAATGTCATAGCTTT GAGCCTTGCTTCAATTGGATTTTCGGGAACTCTTTCATCTTCGATTACCAAACTGAAGTTTCTTGAGAGCTT GGATCTTTCATCAAATGATCTAATGGGACAGATACCAAGGCAATTCTACATGGTCCCAACATTCAA TTTTACAGGAACACATCTTACTTGTGGCTCCAGCTCGGAAGAACCTTGCATTTCAGGATCTCACGTTTCAG TTCCAACCAGGAAGTCAAAGCTCAAAGTCGTTATTACTTCGGCAAGTTGTGGTGCTTTCATACTTTTGCTAGTTGGGGCAATCTTTGCCTACCGATGCCATGAACTGCACAAACTCAAACTCAAACATGACGTGTTTGTTGATGTTGATG GTGAAGATGCACGTCAAATTTCCTTTGGTCAACTTAGAAGATTTTCTTGGCGTGAGCTCCAACTTGCAACCGACAATTTCAGTGAAGACAACATCATCGGACAAGGAGGGTTTGGAAAAGTTTACCGAGGTGTCCTCTCAGACAACACAAAAGTTGCTGTGAAACGCCTCGTGCATTATTACAATCGTGGTGGAGAAGCGGCATTTCAGAGAGAAGTTGAACTTATAAGTGTAGCTGTTCATAAGAATCTTTTACGATTGATTGGTTTCTGCTCAACCTCATCAGAGAAAATCCTCATTTATCCATTTATGCCAAATCTTAGTGTTGCATATCGCTTGCGAG ACTTAAAACCTGGAGAAAAAGGTCTGGATTGGCCTACAAGGGTGCAGGTGGCTTTTGGTGCAGCCCATGGGTTGGAGTATCTTCATGACCATTGTAATCCCAAGATTATACATCGTGATTTAAAGGTTGCGAATATCTTATTAGATGATAATTTCGAACCTGTTCTTGGAGACTTTGGTCTGGCAAAGTTGGTTGATACAAAATTGACTCATGTTACCACCCAAGTGCGTGGCACCATGGGTCACATTCCTCCGGAATATATATCCACGGGAAAATCATCCGAGAAGACAGATGTGTTTGGATATGGTATAACCCTTCTCGAACTTGTTACTGGTCAGCGTGCAATAGATTTCTCTCGTctagaagaggaagaggatgtTATACTACTTGATCAT ATCAAGAAGTTGCAGAGAGAAAATAGACTTGGTGACATTGTGGATGGAAACTTGAAGACTTACGATCGTAAGGAAGTCGAGACTATCGTTCAGGTTGCATTGCTCTGCACTCAAAACTCACCCGAAGACCGGCCAACAATGGGTGAAGTGGTTAAAATGCTGCAAGGAGGAGTGGGTCTGGCTGAGAGATGGGCTGAATGGAAGCGGCTTGAAGTTGTGAGGAACCAAGAATTGTCACTCATGTCTCACCAATTTATTTGGGCAGAAGAGACGAGTGTTGACCAAGAAGCTATACAGTTGTCCGAAGCAAGATAG
- the LOC119990608 gene encoding probable LRR receptor-like serine/threonine-protein kinase At5g63710 isoform X4, with protein MAKTGWKRTGDSSLHIAYGCLFGAGGIWHSEKIVLKFLILILLLKYGYSSREPDLEGEALMQFRAALNDSNGLVKDWNYFLVSPCFSWSHITCRNGNVIALSLASIGFSGTLSSSITKLKFLESLELQDNNLSGHLPDYIGSMVHLQNLNLANNKFNGSIPITWGQLSNLKHLDLSSNDLMGQIPRQFYMVPTFNFTGTHLTCGSSSEEPCISGSHVSVPTRKSKLKVVITSASCGAFILLLVGAIFAYRCHELHKLKLKHDVFVDVDGEDARQISFGQLRRFSWRELQLATDNFSEDNIIGQGGFGKVYRGVLSDNTKVAVKRLVHYYNRGGEAAFQREVELISVAVHKNLLRLIGFCSTSSEKILIYPFMPNLSVAYRLRDLKPGEKGLDWPTRVQVAFGAAHGLEYLHDHCNPKIIHRDLKVANILLDDNFEPVLGDFGLAKLVDTKLTHVTTQVRGTMGHIPPEYISTGKSSEKTDVFGYGITLLELVTGQRAIDFSRLEEEEDVILLDHVFLFAFVLFKFHIGL; from the exons ATGGCCAAAACAG GTTGGAAGCGGACTGGTGACTCTTCCCTGCATATTGCATATGGTTGTCTGTTTGGTGCTGGTGGGATTTGGCATTCCGAAAAGATAGTCTTAAAGTTTCTCATACTCATCCTCCTTTTGAAGTATGGTTATTCATCCAGGGAGCCTGACCTTGAAG GCGAAGCTTTGATGCAGTTTCGGGCTGCCCTAAATGACTCTAATGGACTGGTAAAAGATTGGAATTACTTTTTGGTGAGCCCGTGCTTTAGTTGGTCTCATATCACTTGTAGGAATGGAAATGTCATAGCTTT GAGCCTTGCTTCAATTGGATTTTCGGGAACTCTTTCATCTTCGATTACCAAACTGAAGTTTCTTGAGAGCTT GGAATTACAGGACAATAATCTGTCTGGTCATTTACCTGATTACATAGGCAGCATGGTGCATCTACAGAATCTGAATCTTgcaaataataaattcaatgGCTCTATACCTATTACTTGGGGTCAACTATCCAATTTAAAGCATTT GGATCTTTCATCAAATGATCTAATGGGACAGATACCAAGGCAATTCTACATGGTCCCAACATTCAA TTTTACAGGAACACATCTTACTTGTGGCTCCAGCTCGGAAGAACCTTGCATTTCAGGATCTCACGTTTCAG TTCCAACCAGGAAGTCAAAGCTCAAAGTCGTTATTACTTCGGCAAGTTGTGGTGCTTTCATACTTTTGCTAGTTGGGGCAATCTTTGCCTACCGATGCCATGAACTGCACAAACTCAAACTCAAACATGACGTGTTTGTTGATGTTGATG GTGAAGATGCACGTCAAATTTCCTTTGGTCAACTTAGAAGATTTTCTTGGCGTGAGCTCCAACTTGCAACCGACAATTTCAGTGAAGACAACATCATCGGACAAGGAGGGTTTGGAAAAGTTTACCGAGGTGTCCTCTCAGACAACACAAAAGTTGCTGTGAAACGCCTCGTGCATTATTACAATCGTGGTGGAGAAGCGGCATTTCAGAGAGAAGTTGAACTTATAAGTGTAGCTGTTCATAAGAATCTTTTACGATTGATTGGTTTCTGCTCAACCTCATCAGAGAAAATCCTCATTTATCCATTTATGCCAAATCTTAGTGTTGCATATCGCTTGCGAG ACTTAAAACCTGGAGAAAAAGGTCTGGATTGGCCTACAAGGGTGCAGGTGGCTTTTGGTGCAGCCCATGGGTTGGAGTATCTTCATGACCATTGTAATCCCAAGATTATACATCGTGATTTAAAGGTTGCGAATATCTTATTAGATGATAATTTCGAACCTGTTCTTGGAGACTTTGGTCTGGCAAAGTTGGTTGATACAAAATTGACTCATGTTACCACCCAAGTGCGTGGCACCATGGGTCACATTCCTCCGGAATATATATCCACGGGAAAATCATCCGAGAAGACAGATGTGTTTGGATATGGTATAACCCTTCTCGAACTTGTTACTGGTCAGCGTGCAATAGATTTCTCTCGTctagaagaggaagaggatgtTATACTACTTGATCAT GTCTTTCTTTTCGCTTTCGTTCTGTTCAAATTTCATATTGGCCTTTAA
- the LOC119992144 gene encoding aspartic proteinase nepenthesin-1-like — protein sequence MASSLDFTSMVSLVLLVTLAIFANSACSTSRGVLDHQKLNDIGFRVTLQHVDSGKNLTKFERIQHGIRRGEHRLQRLNAMVLDASTDASQISSPILAGNGEFLMKLSIGTPPEAYSAIIDTGSDLIWTQCKPCTKCYSQPTPIFDPKTSSSFSKLPCSSELCKALPQPTCKDGCEYYYSYGDYSSTQGILASETFTFGDVSVPNVGFGCGDENEGDGFTQAAGLVGLGRGQLSLVSQLKEPKFSYCLTSIEETQTGSLLMGSLASLNSTKTVVKTTPLIKNPSQPSFYYLSLEGITVGETKLSIDKSTFALQDDGSGGLIIDSGTTITYLEESAFDLVKKEFKDQINLPLDRSGATGLDLCFILPKGADEVKVPKLIFHFDGADLDLPGENYMIGDSSSGELCLAMGSSNGMSIFGNIQQQNLLVHHDLEKQTLSFVPTQCDQL from the coding sequence ATGGCTTCATCCCTTGATTTCACTTCAATGGTTTCACTTGTACTACTAGTGACACTAGCCATTTTTGCTAATTCAGCATGTTCAACATCCAGGGGAGTACTGGATCACCAGAAGCTGAATGATATTGGGTTCCGGGTTACGCTCCAGCACGTCGATTCGGGGAAGAATTTGACCAAGTTTGAGAGGATTCAACATGGGATTAGGAGGGGTGAACACAGGTTGCAAAGGCTGAATGCAATGGTTTTGGATGCTAGTACAGATGCATCACAAATTTCAAGTCCAATTCTTGCTGGAAATGGTGAGTTCTTGATGAAACTATCGATCGGGACGCCACCGGAGGCCTATTCTGCCATTATTGACACTGGCAGTGACTTGATTTGGACTCAATGTAAGCCCTGTACTAAATGTTACAGTCAACCTACACCGATCTTCGATCCGAAAACCTCGTCGAGTTTCTCCAAACTGCCATGCTCAAGTGAACTGTGCAAGGCATTGCCTCAACCGACATGTAAAGATGGGTGTGAGTATTACTACTCATATGGCGATTACTCTTCAACACAAGGGATTCTGGCCTCTGAAACATTCACATTTGGTGATGTTTCTGTCCCGAATGTTGGATTTGGCTGTGGGGATGAGAATGAAGGAGATGGGTTCACCCAAGCAGCCGGTCTAGTCGGTCTCGGCCGCGGGCAATTATCGCTTGTTTCGCAGCTTAAGGAGCCTAAGTTCTCTTACTGCTTGACCTCCATTGAAGAAACACAAACAGGCTCACTCTTGATGGGTTCATTAGCAAGCTTGAATAGTACAAAAACTGTAGTCAAAACCACACCTTTGATCAAAAACCCATCACAACCATCTTTCTATTATCTTTCCCTAGAAGGAATCACAGTTGGTGAAACCAAATTATCCATAGACAAATCCACTTTTGCACTCCAAGATGATGGGTCTGGTGGCCTAATCATTGACTCTGGCACAACGATCACTTACTTAGAAGAGAGTGCTTTTGATTTGGTAAAAAAGGAGTTCAAAGACCAAATCAACCTCCCTCTGGATCGGTCCGGCGCGACCGGGCTCGACCTCTGCTTCATCTTGCCAAAAGGAGCAGATGAGGTGAAGGTGCCTAAACTGATATTCCATTTTGATGGAGCAGATTTGGATTTGCCAGGAGAGAATTATATGATTGGAGATTCAAGCAGTGGAGAGTTGTGCTTGGCTATGGGTTCTTCAAATGGAATGTCTATATTTGGAAATATTCAGCAGCAGAATTTGTTGGTCCACCATGACCTTGAGAAGCAGACACTGTCATTTGTTCCTACACAGTGTGATCAGTTGTGA
- the LOC119990475 gene encoding ribosomal lysine N-methyltransferase 3, whose amino-acid sequence MSSATRRLRAFKRWMKSQGIDFSDALNFTDDPLQGIAVRAVCDLKEGDVVATIPKTSCLTIKTSGAHELIESAGLGGLLGLAVALMYEKSLGEKSPWAGYLQLLPERECMPLVWTLDEVDSLLGGTELHKIVKEDKALIYEDWKENILPLVDSVPSKLDRKSFGIEDYFSAKSLIASRSFEVDDFHGSGMVPLADLFNHKTGAEDVHFTDYHGESDDDAENDNNSINDYSDDVLATASKVEPPAENFQQDQKYMSATSTNSESAIGLEESSVSADNPMVLEMIMVKNVNAGAEVFNTYGSMGNAALLHRYGFTEPDNTYDIVNIDLELVLKWSSSLFSSRYCRPRLSLWRRLDYSGCISQSSEYFEVSSDGEPQIELLVLLYIMLLPENAFSKLDFTVSTGSNCNGILSENCDSMRNKLLEMSKELLLTESVCQALMSLADMRESSYGLISLEEEIEALKRCCCIRERKLYHSMMLRVCERRILDRLRTYAASAIQSFRSAKVPSTRKRLKRR is encoded by the exons ATGTCTTCCGCTACCAG GAGATTGAGGGCATTCAAGCGGTGGATGAAGTCTCAGGGAATCGATTTCAGTGATGCCCTCAATTTCACCGATGATCCATTGCAAGGCATCGCCGTGAGGGCGGTCTGTGATCTGAAGGAAGGCGATGTGGTTGCCACAATACCCAAAACCTCGTGCCTCACCATAAAAACCAGCGGCGCGCATGAATTGATTGAATCTGCCGGCTTGGGCGGCCTTTTGGGTCTGGCAGTGGCTCTCATGTATGAGAAGAGCCTCGGTGAGAAGTCTCCATGGGCAGGCTATCTTCAGCTATTGCCTGAAAGAGAATGTATGCCCTTGGTTTGGACTCTTGACGAAGTAGACTCTCTTCTTGGTGGGACGGAGCTCCACAAG ATAGTGAAAGAAGATAAAGCTCTTATTTATGAGGATTGGAAGGAGAATATACTGCCTCTTGTAGATTCTGTACCTTCAAAGCTTGATCGAAAATCTTTTGGCATTGAAGATTATTTTTCTGCAAAGAGTCTTATTGCTTCTCGATCTTTTGAGGTAGACGACTTCCATGGTTCTGGCATGGTTCCTTTGGCTGACCT CTTTAATCACAAGACGGGGGCTGAGGATGTACACTTCACTGACTATCATGGTGAGTCTGATGATGATGCTGAGAACGATAACAACAGCATTAACGACTACAGCGACGATGTGCTGGCCACAGCTAGCAAAGTTGAACCACCAGCTGAAAATTTTCAGCAGGACCAGAAATATATGAGTGCTACGAGTACAAATTCTGAAAGTGCTATTGGTTTGGAGGAATCATCAGTTTCAGCAGATAATCCCATGGTATTGGAAATGATAATGGTGAAAAATGTCAATGCTGGAGCTGAG GTTTTCAATACATATGGTTCAATGGGTAATGCTGCCTTACTTCACAGATATGGATTTACAGAGCCGGATAATACATACGACATTGTCAATATTGATTTGGAACTTGTTCTGAAGTGGAGTTCGTCTTTATTTTCAAGCCGCTATTGTAGGCCGAGGCTCTCACTGTGGAGAAGATTAGATTACTCTGGATGTATTAGTCAGAGCTCTGAATATTTTGAGGTCTCATCTGATGGGGAACCACAAATTGAGCTACTGGTTTTATTGTACATAATGCTATTACCAGAGAATGCATTCTCCAAGCTGGATTTTACGGTGTCAACTGGGAGTAACTGTAATGGAATTCTTTCAGAAAACTGTGACAGTATGCGGAACAAATTGTTAGAAATGAGCAAGGAATTGTTGCTGACAGAAAGTGTTTGTCAAGCTCTTATGTCGCTTGCGGATATGCGTGAGAGTTCTTATGGTTTGATTTCattagaagaagaaattgaagctcTGAAGAGGTGTTGCTgtattagagagagaaagttgtaTCATTCTATGATGTTGCGTGTGTGCGAGAGGAGAATCCTCGACAGGCTTAGGACTTATGCTGCTTCTGCTATTCAGTCATTTAGATCTGCTAAAGTACCATCCACGAGGAAGAGATTAAAGCGAAGGTGA